One stretch of Poecilia reticulata strain Guanapo linkage group LG21, Guppy_female_1.0+MT, whole genome shotgun sequence DNA includes these proteins:
- the ora6 gene encoding gonadotropin-releasing hormone receptor, with amino-acid sequence MSDLSVDLLGLRMFVSCIGLVGNIFLILSIFQTRVSNIKSFELFLLGLASVNLEEIVIINVYDVIILDTVSTTTGAWWCRLLKFMTTFGEIASILFTVVICIFRYQKLRDVDHRGSLPICLDSIASAWMLSGVCVTLSTLLSLPMFAVTFRGSVENVTENRGGCPTDFFQCGENYCPILNHVYKYLIMLLCHLLPLIIVTVTSCLTIVVLLGRTNTLTPANDIISPDHNHGKSHGLYRSTVAVVAAMGLFQVDWTLYLILQWTFSPSDCPIWIEIEFFISASYMSISPYVYGIGGHLFSLENCKHLLKR; translated from the coding sequence ATGTCTGACCTTTCTGTTGACCTCCTGGGCCTGAGAATGTTTGTTTCTTGCATAGGACTTGTAGGTAACATCTTCCTCATCCTTTCCATCTTCCAGACCAGAGTGTCCAACATTAAATCCTTTGAGCTTTTTCTGCTGGGACTCGCTTCAGTCAACCTAGAGGAAATTGTCATCATAAACGTCTATGATGTTATCATACTTGACACCGTTTCCACCACTACCGGTGCCTGGTGGTGTCGCTTGCTAAAGTTCATGACTACCTTTGGCGAAATAGCCAGCATCCTCTTCACCGTCGTCATTTGCATCTTCCGCTACCAGAAGCTGAGAGACGTCGACCACAGGGGCAGCCTCCCGATTTGCCTGGACAGCATCGCATCTGCGTGGATGTTGAGTGGAGTTTGCGTGACGCTCTCCACCCTCCTCAGTCTCCCGATGTTTGCCGTTACCTTTCGAGGATCCGTGGAAAACGTAACGGAAAACAGAGGAGGCTGCCCTACCGATTTCTTTCAGTGTGGTGAGAATTACTGTCCCATCCTCAACCATGTGTACAAATACCTCATCATGCTGCTGTGCCACCTGCTGCCCTTGATCATCGTCACGGTCACCAGCTGCTTGACCATTGTGGTGCTCCTGGGCCGAACAAATACATTGACACCGGCCAATGATATCATATCCCCCGATCACAACCATGGGAAGAGTCACGGTCTCTATCGAAGCACGGTGGCTGTGGTGGCAGCCATGGGATTGTTTCAGGTAGACTGGACTCTCTACCTAATCCTTCAGTGGACTTTTAGCCCAAGTGACTGTCCTATTTGGATTGAAATTGAGTTCTTTATCTCAGCTTCCTACATGTCTATTAGTCCATATGTGTATGGCATAGGGGGCCACTTGTTTTCTCTTGAGAACTGCAAACATTTGCTTAAGCGTTAA